Below is a window of Planctomycetes bacterium MalM25 DNA.
CAAGGCCGCCTCGCTGTTCCGCAAGGGCGTTGCGCAGCGGATGCAGGGCGAACTGGGCGACGCGGTCAAGGCGTTTAGCCTCGTGCTGGAGATCGACCCAAACTTCGGCGAGGCCTACTTCCGCCGGGGCATTTGCTTCCACTTCATGGGCGAGGAGAAGCTGGCGATCCGCGACTTCGAGCAGGCCGCCAGCATCAACTTCGACAGCCCGCGGTCGAACCTGTGGAAGGGCATGTCGTGGGCGAAGCTCGGCGAGTACGACGAGGCGATCCGGGCGTACGGCGAGTCGATCGCCGTGAGCGACCGGTACACGCCCGCCTACGTGAACCGCGGCTTAGCGCACCTGGCCGACCAGGACTACGACAAGGCGATCGACGACTTCAACGAGGCGATCCGCCTCCAGCCGACCGAGGCCATGCACTACTACCGCCGGGGCAAGGCGCAGTCGCTCAAGGGCCTGCGGGACAAGGCGATTCAGTCGTTCATGAACGCCATCGAGTTCGACAGCCGGATGAGCGTCGCCTACGGCGACCTGGCGAGCGAGCTGGACGCCAACGGGCAGTCGGCCCTCGCCAACGAGTACCGCCTGCGGGCGAACCAGCTCGGCCTCTGAACCGGCCGGGGCTTGCCGACGGATTAACACCGGTGGAAGGCGCAGCGACCGTTCGTCGCCCCCTTCCAGCTTGTCGTGCGGTCGCGCGGCCGTAATACTCTGGTCCTCACGGTCTCGTGCGGTCCCGCCGCGCCGCCCGCGTGGTCCACGACGCCTTGGTTAAACCGGGCCGAGGGGAGCGGGTGGGTTAGCAGGGGGGGCGGCGCCGTGCAGGTCTCCGCCCGTCGCTTAGTCGAACCCAGGATCGGCCGGTGTCGTCTGCTGCCTCTCAGAGCCCACCCGAGCGTTCGTTCCTCGAGCGGCACGAGTTCCTCGTCCGCCGCCTGCACTCCCTGTCGGGCCTGATCCCGGTCGGCGCCTTCATGTGCGTCCACCTGGCGGTCAACGCGAGCGTGGTCAACGGGCCGGAGACGTTTCAAAACAGCGTCTACGGCATCCACGCGCTGGGCAAGCTGCTGCCGCTGGTCGAGTGGGCCTTCATCTTCCTGCCCCTGATCTTCCACGCCGTGATCGGGGTCTGGATCATCAAGGGGGGCCTGCCCAACTCGGGCGCGTACGCGTACGGCAGCAACATCCGCTACACGCTCCAGCGAGCGAGCGGCGTCGTGGCGTTGCTCTTTATCCTGTACCACGTCTTCCACATGCATGGCTGGTTCCATTGGGACTGGTGGCTGGCGATGGCCGAGCCGCTGGGGGGGCACCAGTTCCGCCCCTTCAACGCCCCGTCGACCGCGGGGAAGGCGCTCCAGAACCCGCTGGTGATGATTTTCTACGCGGTGGGCGTGATCGCCTGCGTGTTCCACCTGGCCAACGGCCTGTGGACGATGGGCATCACCTGGGGCGTCTGGACCAGCCCCAAGGCGCAGAACCGGGCGCTCTATGCCTGCGGGGCGTTCGGCGCCGCGCTGCTGGCGGTCGGGCTGACCTCGATCGCCGGCATGGTCGCCGTCGGCTCGGGCGAGGGCTTCCAGAACGCTCGACAGATCGAAGACCAGATGTACGAAGCCCGCGTCGAGGCGGGCCTCGCGCCGGCCGATTCCCACAAGCGGGCGCACGAAGAAGACCACGCCGAGGGCGACGACGAGGCGCAGCCGGACCCCCCCGAGGCGGAGTGACCCACGTGGCGCTCAACCCAACCAACGCGACAACCTGCCGGAGCAGCGGCGATGAGTGAACAACGAGTCTTGGTGGTCGGTGGCGGCCTGGCGGGCCTCGCCTGCACGATGAAGCTCGCCGAGCTGGGCGTGAAGGTCGATCTGATGAGCCTCGCCCCGGTGAAGCGCTCGCACAGCGCCTGCGCCCAGGGCGGCATCAACAGCGTCAACGGCCTCACCCGTCAGCAGGGCGACAACGAATGGAAGCACTTCGACGACACCGTCTACGGCGGTGACTTCCTCCAGCACCAGCCGCCGGTCAAGGAGATGACCGAGTGGGCGCCCCGGATCATCGACCTGATGGACCGCCTCGGCGTGCCGTTCAACCGGACGCAGGAGGGCTTCCGCGATCAACGCCGCTTCGGCGGCACGCTGTACAAGCGGACCGCTTTCGCCGGCGCCACGACCGGCCAGCAGCTCCTCTACGGCCTCGACGAGCAGGTCCGCCGCCGCAAGGCGGAGGGGCTCGTCAGCATGTACGAGGGGTGGGACTTCCTCGGCCCGGTGGTCGACGACCAGGGCCGCTGCCGCGGCGCAGTCGCCCAGAACCTGGTCACGATGCAGATCCGCACCTTCAAGGCGGACGCCGTCGTGGTCGCCTCGGGCGGGTGCGGCTTGCTGTACGGCCGCAGCACGATGTCGATGGCGTGCAACGGGTCGGCCGTCAGCCGCTGCGTGCAGTCGGGCGCGAAGTACGGCAACGGCGAGTTCATCCAGGTCCACCCCACCGCCATCCCCGGCGCCGACAAGCTCCGCCTGATGAGCGAATCGGCCCGCGGCGAAGGGGGCCGCGTGTGGGTCCCCCGCACGCCGCAGGATTCGCGGGCCGCGGCGGACATCCCCGACGACGAGCGGTACTACTTCCTCGAAGAGCGTTACCCGGAGTACGGCAACCTCGTGCCGCGCGACATCGCGACGCGCGAGATCTTCGACGTCTGCGTGAACGACGGGCTCTCGGTCGAGTCGGGCAAGCAGTGCGTCTACCTCGACCTCACGCACATCGAACGGAGCGAGCTCGATCGCAAGTTGGGCGGCATCCTCAACATCTACGAGAAGTTCACGGGCGAGAACCCGCGCGACTTCCCGATGAAGATCTTCCCCGCCGTCCACTACTCGATGGGCGGCATGTGGGCGGACTACGTCCGGACGGCCGAGGGGGGCCTCGACCCGGGCAACCCGGTCAACCAGCAGACGCACGTCCCCGGCCTCTACGCGATCGGCGAGTGCGATTACCACTACCATGGCGGCAACCGCCTGGGCGCCAACTCACTGCTCTCGTGCATCTTCACGGGCCTCTTCGTGGCGCCCGGCGTGAAGGCGGGCATCGAGTCGCTCGGCGCCGGCGCGACCGACGAGCAATTCGACACGCTGCACCAGAAGACCCTCGCCGCCAAGCAGGCGGAGCACGACGCCCTGCTCAAGCAGGCGGGCGACGACGGCGAGAACCCGTACGAGATCCACCACCTCCTCGGCGAGGAGATGACCAAGGCGGCGACCGTCGTTCGGCGGAACGATCAGATCGAGGCCGCCCTGGGCGTGGTCAACGACCTGGGCGAGCGCGCCAAGCGCTGCAGCCTGTCGGACACCGACGCCTGGACCAACCAGAACGTCGTGTTCACGAAGTCGCTGCGAGACATGTTCCCGCTCGCGAAAGCCCTGCTCAAAGGCGCGCTGGCCCGGGACGAGTGCCGCGGCGCCCACTTCAAGCCCGACTTCACGATGCCCGGCCTCACCTCCGAAGAGCCCGCCGAACGCCGCCGCCAGGCGGAGTCGTGGTGCGACGCGTTCGAGGAGAAGAACAAGAAGTGGCTGAAGAGCACGATCGCCACGTTCGACGACGCCGGCGAACCGACCATCAGCTATGAAGAGGTCGACACCTCGCTGATCCCGCCCCGCCCCCGCCTGTACGGTTTGGTGGGCGCCGAGATGATCGAGGAAGTGTGGAAAGAACGCCAAGCCGTGAAAGAGGCCGAACCGGCCGCGGTTTAATCCCAAACGACCCCGCTCTCAAGCAGCTCGCAAAACCCAACCCGATCCCGGCGGCCGCGTGGCCGAACCCTCATGATCGCCCCGAATAAAGACCTGGCGAAGCCCGCCACCTTCGACGTCCGCGTGCTCCGCCAGGCCGGCCCCGGCAGGGAGAGCAAGTGGGAACGGTTCCGCATCCCGTACGAGCCGAACCTGAACGTCATCAGCGTGCTGCAGAAGATCGCCCGCATGGCGAAGACGGCCGCCGGCGAGAAGACGGCCCCCGTCGCCTGGGACTGCAACTGCCTCGAGGAGGTCTGCGGCGCCTGCACGATGGTCATCAACGGCCGCGTGCGGCAGAGCTGCTCCGCCCTGGTCGATCGCCTGCTCGAAGAGAAGCCGGGCGAGATCGAGCTGCGGCCGATGTCGAAGTTCCCCGTGCTCCGCGACCTGGTGGTCGATCGCCAGCGGATGTTCCGGGCGCTGGAGCGCGTTGATGCCTGGGTGCCGGTCGATGACTACCTCGACCGCGGACCCGGCCCGAAGGAGTCGCAGGAGGCCCAAGAGGGTCGTTACCCCCTGTCGGAGTGCATGACCTGCGGCTGCTGCCTCGAGGCGTGTCCGCAGTACACGAAGGTTGAGCTCACCCGCGAGCCGGGCGAGACCGACGACGCCTTCGAGGCCCGCCGCCAAGCGGCTCACGACGGCTCGTTCCTCGGAGCCCAGGCGATCAGCCAAGCCGTGCTGTTCAACGACCACGGCACCGGCAAGATGCTCGGCGACGAGCGGATGGAGGCCCTCATGGGCCCCGGCGGTGTGCACGCCTGTGGCAACTCGCAGAACTGCGTGGCGGTCTGCCCGAAGGAGATCCCGCTCACCACCTCGATCGCCCGCGCCGGGCGGCAGGTGACGGTCTACTCGATCAAGAAGTTTTTCGATCGCTGAGGAGCACGGGCCTTCATTCAGGAACAGGGAGGTCGCCCTCCCCATTCCAGCCGGCTCCCTGAAGCGGCGCATGCGAAGCGGCGGCCCGACATCGGACCGCCGCACGCGTTGACGAGTTGTTGGCCGCGGCTCAGAAGCCGAAGCCGATGCTGATCCCGCGGCCGCCGTAGACCCCGCCACGGTAGCCACCTCGGTAGCCGCTACGGTAACCATAGGCGGCTGCGCGGTGGCCGTAGTTCACTGGGGCGTAGACGACCGGCCGGGCGACCACGACGGGGCGTGGCGCGTAGCCATAGCCGTAGCCACCACCGCCGTAATAGGCCCCATAGCCGCCGCCGTACCCACCGTACCCGCCGTAGGGTCGGCAGCCACGGGCCTCGGCTTCGGATGCGGAGCCGAGCGTGAAGCCGGCGGTGGCGAGGACGGCGCAGGCGAGCAGGGCTCGTCGGGCGTAGCGTTTCGTTTTCTGGATCATGCGAGTGTTCGCCTCCGTGGAGAGCGACGCCTTGGCAGGGCGTCAGGGGGGAGCGGCTGAGGGCCGCGTGCGGGTTGTGCCGAATCCTCTACCTCGCAGACGGCACGCCGAATCCAGTGGCGGGGCGCAAGTCCTTTGGTGGAATGTTATTACGTCGTTTTGGAGAAGGCGGTGGGTCGAGAGGCGTTTAGAAAAGAAGTCGTAAGGATGACACTGAGATGTCTAAGTGACACGTATTTGCCCAGGCCAAGGCCGAATCGATTGGCACGGTGCTTGCAATAGGTATTGGCGTCAGCAGGTAACCCACCTGGTCCCAGCGATTTGAATTGGGCCGGAATGAGAAGAGGCGCTCAGGGGCCGGCGGACGAAGAGGCTTACGCAACGGTTAACGAAATCCTAGCAGAGAAGAGGTTACGACCCATTCTGAGCCGCCGTACCTCCTAATGGGTCGGCACGGTTTTCGTTCAACCTAGGCGGGTTCGGGGTCTTTGGAACAGGCGACCCCGACCCGCCTGTTGCGTTTTAATGCGCATCGTTTTTGAACACTCGGCCTATTTGCGGCATAATTGATCAGCCCGGCTCGTACTCCTTTCGTCAGTCCCTTGGTTGTTCGCTGGGGTTCCATAAACAACGAAACCGGGTCGATGGAGTCGGGCTTTCGTGACTTACCCCCCGGTCTCCGCCTAGAATCAAGGTTCGCCAGGGCGGTTGGATGATCGGCTGGTGGCCCCTTTTCCTGAGTTCGAGGGATAGCGAAGCATGGCCCAGCTCCAACGAGCATGGCGAGGGTTGGCACGGCGGGCTTGGATGGCCGGCCTGGCGCTGGCGGTCTTGGTTCCCCAGGCCGACGCCGCTTCGGTGCAGGACGCCGAGGTCACCGCCGCGATCGACAGCGCGTTGAGGACCTCCTGGCGGGACGCGAGCGCGGCGCCCTCGAAGCCCGCCCCCGACGGCGCTTGGGCGCGACGGGCCTACCTCGACCTGATCGGCCGCGTGCCGACGATCGACGAGCTGCGCGCCTTCGTGTCGCAGCCGCGCAGCGATCGCCACGCCTGGCTGGTCGATCACTTGCTCGGCGACACTTACAAGGAGGAGCGCGCCCGCTGGCGAGCGACCGAGTGGTCCAACCTGCTGGTCGGCCGGACCGGGGGCGATCGCAACTCGCTCGTGATCCGCGATCCGTTTGAGGATTACCTCCGCGAGGCGTTCGCCACCAACCGCCCCTTCGACGAGCTGATGCATGAGCTGGTCAGCGCGACCGGCAGCGTCCGCCCCGACGACGACGACTTCAACCCGGCCGCCAACTTCCTCGCCGACAAGATGGCGGAGGGGGGCGTGCAGGCCACGGCGAAGACGGCCCAGGTCTTCCTCGGCATGTCGGTGCAATGCACCCAGTGCCACAACCACCCGTTCAATGAGGGCAAGCAGAACCAGTTCTGGGAGCTGAACGCCTTCTTCCGCCAGACGCGCGTCGAGCGGCTGCGCGAGGACGAGGACGACCGCCCCAAGGCGCGGATCGCCAACCGCGACTTCTACGGCGAGGGACGCGGCCCGATGTCGGCCGTCTCGTTCACGCCGGGCCAGGCCGACGCGGCGGAGACCTACTACGAGCTCCGCAACGGCAAGCTGAAGGTCGCTTACCCGGTCTTCGTCGACGGCACGGCGCTCGCCGACGTGTACGAAGAGCGCGGCCTCGACTACGGCGACAGCGGCCGGCTCGACAAGGTGAATCGCCGCGAGGAGCTCGCCAACCTGATCGCCGACTCGCCCGACTTGGCGAACGCCGCGGTGAACCGGGAATGGGGGCGGTTCTTCGGCTACGGCTTCACGCGCCCCGTCGAGGACATGGGCCCGCACAACCCCCCCTCGCACCCCGAGCTGATGGAGACCCTGGCGGACGCGTTCCGCGAGTCGGGCTACGACCTCGACCGCCTGGCGCGTTGGATCGTCCTCAGCGAGGCGTACCGGCTCGACAGCCGCGCGGGGCGCTCGAACCTCGACGACGATCCGGTCTTGGGCGTCACGCCGCAGTACTCACGGTTCTATCTCCGGCAGCTCTCGGCGGAGCAGATCTTCGATTCGCTCATGGCCGCGACTCGCGCCGACGAGGCCCTCGATGACGAACGACGCGACGCGACCCGCAGCCGCTGGCTCCGGCAGTTCACCACCGCCTTCGGCAACGACGAGAACGGCGAGGCGACGAGCTTCAACGGCTCGATCCCGCAGATGCTCGCGATGATGAACAGCGACCTGATGCGTCAGGCGACCGACCTGAAGTGGGCCGACTGGAGCGAGGCGAAGCCGGCGGACGGCGCGCCCATGATGAGCCAAGGGAGCGGTTCCAAGATGATGGGCAGCGGGACCAAAATGATGGGGAGCGGCACGAAGTCGGGCAGCGGAACGAAGCGTGGCGGCGGCTCCGAGTCCTACGCCAAGGGTTCCGGCAAACGGCCCGCGGGCTTCCTGTCGTCGGTCGCGGCGGACCCGTCGCTGAGCAACGCCCAGCGCGTTGAGCGCCTGTACCTCGCGGCGCTCGCCCGCAAGCCGGACCGCCGCGAGCTGGCGGTCTGCAACAAGCTGCTGGTCGCCCGCGAAGGGGACGCCGCCGAAGCGCTCCGCGACGTCTGGTGGGCGCTGCTCAACAGCAACGAGTTCATCCTACAGCACTGATTCTCCGGGCGGTCTCGGCTTGGCTTCGCCAAGACCTCGCCGCGCGACGACAACCGAACGACTGAAAGACACGGACAGCACTTTTACTGTGGGAGGCGTCGGAGACGCCTCCCACAGAATCGATCGAACGCGACCCAACCCCAACCGAGGCGACGATGTCCCAACCCATGAACCGGCGGCACTTCCTCGATCACATGGCGGGCGCGGCGGCGTTCGGCGCGGCCTCGTTCGCGCTGGGCCGCACCGTGGAGGCCGCGGCGGAGCAGCTCCGCCGCGATCACAAGTCGGTCATCCTCCTCTGGATGAGTGGCGGACCGCCGACGATCGACATCTGGGACCTGAAGCCGGGCGCCCCGACGGGCGGACCGTTGCAGCCGATCAGCACCACCGGCGATGTGCAGATCACCGAGCGCCTGCCGCTGGTCGCCCAGCAGATGAAGCACCTGTCGATCGTTCGCTCGATGAGCACCCGCGAGGCGGACCACACGCGCGGGCGTTACTACATGCACACTGGCTACGTGCCCAACCCGAACGTCGAGCACCCGAGCTACGGCTCGGTGATCGCCCACGAGCTGGAGCCGAAGCTCGCCGGCCTAGAGATCCCCCCCTTCGTGTCGATCGGCGGGCCGAGCCAGGGCCCCGGCTTCCTCGGCATGGCGTACGCCCCGCTGCAGGTCGATCCGAGCGGCCGTGTACGCGACGTGCAGCCGATCGTCGATAAGGACCGCATGGAAGAGCGTCTCGCCCTGCTGGCGGAGATCGAAGGCCGCTTTGCCAAGCAACGCCGCGGCACGGCGCCGGGCGAGCACGCCAAGGTGCTCGAGCGGACCGTCTCGCTCATGCGGAGCGACCAGATGAAGGCGTTCAACGTGAACGCGGAGAATGACAAGACGCGCGAGCGCTACGGCCAATCGGGCTTCGGCCGCAGCTGCCTGCTCGCCCGCCGCCTCGTCGAGGCGGGCGTGCCGTTCGTCGAGGTCGACTTCGGCGGCTGGGACCTGCACGACGACTGCTTCGGACGGCTCGACGATAAGCTCCCGCAACTCGACCAGGGGATGAGCGCTCTCGTGAGCGACCTGGAGGATCGCGGCCTGCTCGACCAGACCGTCATCGTCTGGATGGGCGAGTTCGGCCGCACGCCGCGCATCAACGAGGACGCCGGCCGCGACCACTACGCCCGGGCGTGGAGCGCCGTCGTGGGTGGCGGCGGCCTCAAGGGGGGTCTCGCCGTGGGCGAGACCTCGTCCGACGGCACGACCGTCGAGACGAAGCCGCACTCGGCCGAGGACCTCATGGCGACCGTCTGCCAGGCGATGGGGCTCTCACTGCAGACCAACTTCACCAGCGGCAACGGCCGCCCGATGAAAATCGCCGGCGGCGGCGCGCCGATCAGCGAACTGTTTGCGTAGGAAGCGAGTCGTTGTGCCGAGGTCTCGTATGCCACACAAATCCCCCTCCCTTTTAGGGAGGGGCTAGGGGAGGGTCGAACGCCCCAGTACAGGAGGACTTTCCTGTCTTGATCACCTCACCCTCCCCAACCCCTCCCTACAAGGGAGGGGCTTACGCCAACCTCTTTTGGAGACGATCGATGAGCGACTCCAACGACCCGGTCCTCCTGACCGAAGTCCCCACCGAGGCGGACGCCATCCTCCTGCGTGACGCCCTCGCCGAGCACGGCGTGCGGGTCGCGTACAACGGCGCCGCGATCGCGGGCTTCCGCGCCGAAGCGCCCGCGATGGTCCGGCTGCTCGTGTCCGAGGAGGACTACGAGCGAGCCAAAGCCCTCATGGCCGAGCACGGCCTCGAAGAGGGCGACACGGTCGACTGGTCGCAAGTCGACGTGGGCGAGGCCGAAGGAGAGTAGGTTGGTGCGTCTACCGCCATTATTCAGTCCTGTGAAGACGGGCGTGTGCCGACAGGCTTGCTTGTTCCGCTGAGCAAACTCCCAAGCTCTACCTTTAGCCGCCCCGCGTGGCGGCTCGACGTGCCGGCGGGGTACGAGCCGCGGCCGGAGGGCACTTCACCTCAGCTCGCTGCGTGGTCACCCGAATTGTGTGGCTTGCGGTGAGGCGTCGGGCTATGCTGACGCCCGTCGGGAGACCGGCCGTCGGATTCGACCGCCTTGGCGTCTTACCCGCTTGGTGATGTCCGCGGCCTTCTATTCTGAGTGATCTTCAAGCGTCTGCCGGAACCGAGACCTCACGCCCTCTTGATCCAGGAGTAAGGTGAGATGCGACACTCCCTAGCGGCTGCCGCTCTGGTTATCTCAGTCGGCGTAGGCCCTCCCGGCTTCGCGGCCCCCCTCGACCCCAATGGCTTCGCGTCACTCGGCGCCCTGCCCGCGGGCGACTTCCTGATCGATACCGACGCGCTGACTTTCGGCGGGACACCGGGAGCCGTCCTGCACGTTCAAGGGGGCGGGGCCCCCGACATCGCCGTCTTCACGTTCGACGGGGGAAGCACCCTCGCGAGCGGGCAGCGGGTCTCGGTGGTAGGCGGGAACGCTCTGGCGATCCTGTTCCGCGGCTCGGCCACGCTGGCGGGGACGATCGACGTGAGCGGCGGCGACGGATCGGATGCCGTGCAGAACGTCGTAACCGGGGTTGGCGGTGTCGGCGTGGCGGGGGGCGGCAGCGGCGGCGCCGGAGGCCCATTCAGCACTGGGCAGGATGGCGTTGGCCCCGGGCACGGCGTTGTCGGTTCAAACAGCGCTTCGGTCAGCGGTGTTGGGTCGGGCTCGGGCGCCGGATTCGGCACGATGGGGGGGCAGGGGGGCGTCGCGGTTACTTTCCGCGCCGGTGGCGCCCCGTATGGCGATCCGCTCCGCGACCTTCTCTTCGCCGGCAGCGGAGGTGGCGGTGGGGGCGGACAAAGCAACTCGCGGTTGGGCGGGGGCGGGGGCGCTGGCGGAGGAGCCCTCGAGATCGGCGCCCTGACCTCGCTCGAGTTCGTGGGGGCTTTAATCCTCGCCAACGGAGGGAACGGCGCCCTTGGTTTCTCCGACGGCGGCGGGGGCAGCGGCGGGGGCGTCCTGTTGCACGCGTTCGAGCTGTCCACCAGCGCAGACACCCTGATCCAAGCCAACGGTGGTGACGGAGGCGCCGCGCCGAGCGTCGGTGGCTGCGGCGGCGCCGGACGCATCGAGATACTCCACCACCCGGGCGGCGGTTTCATTAACTTTGGCGTCATGGAGGCCGACGCGGGCGCCTTCGGTGGCGAATGCACCGACGGCGAGACCGTCGTCACGATCACCACGGACGTGGGCGTGCCCGAGCCGAGCGGCCTGATGATAGCGGCGCTCTTGTTGAGCCTTGGCATGGGCCGCGCACCGGCGCGACCGACCAATCGGTGATTCCACCCCGTACAGGCTTCCCGCGGATGCGCACCGCCTCCTCACTCCTGGTCGTTGGCTTCCTCTTCACGAGCGGTGCGCTCGCCGAGCCCAACGGCTCGGTGTTCACCATGAGCCGCCCCGCGTGGCGGCTCCACGTGCCGGCGGGGTACGAGCCGCGGCCTGAGGGCGCGTACGACCTGCTCGTCCACTTCCACGGCGACCCGGCGACGGTGCAGCGCAACGTCGCGGCGTCGCGGCTCAACGCGGTCGTCGTCACGGCGAACTACAACGGCCTGTCGAGCGCCTACCGCCGCCCGTTCGAGGAAGCCGGGCTCTTCCAGACGCTGCTCGACGACGTCGCGGCGACGCTACGAACCTACCCGCGATTCGGTCCGAAGGCGACGCGCGATCGGCTCGCCGTGTCGTCGTTCAGCGCGGGGTACGGCGCCGTGCGTGAGATCCTTAAGCAACCGCGTTACGTCGAGGCGATCGACGGTGTGCTCGCGGCCGACTCGCTGTACGCCTCCACCGCGGCGGACGGGACGCCGGAGGATGAGCAGATGGCGCCGTATAAACGCTTCGCCGACCTGGCCGCCGCCGGCGAGAAGACGTTCCTCCTCACGCACACCGAGGTCCCCACGCCGACCTACGAGAGCACCCGCGACACGGCGGACGAGCTGCTCGCGCACCTCGGGATCGAAGCGACCGCGGTCGACCAGAAGGGCCGCGGCCCGCTGCGCTTCACCCGGACCGCCACGCGCGGCCGGTTTATCCTATGGGGCTGCCCGGGCGAGACAGGGGACGAGCACATGGATCACTTCCGTTACCTCGCCGAGTGGCTCGACGCGCTGCCGTTGGCGAAACGCGGAGAGTGAGCGTCGGCGCGGTCAGCGGCGCCTCGCGGTGAACCCGGCAAGACCGATCAGCGCCAGCAACGCCGACGCCGGTTCGGGCACGGCGGTCACGCGCGCCGTGAAGCTGTGGCTCAGGTTCATGCCGACTTCGTTGAACGCGATCGTCAGCGAGTCGTCGGTGTGCGACAGCAAGAGCTGGGCGGTCGGCACGCCCACGCTCGAGATGATCTCGAACGAGGTGAACGCGGGCAGCGAGTCGCTCGTGTCGGTGAAGGTGACCGATCCGATGATCTGCTGCGGCGGTTGGTTCGTCGGCGAGGTCCCGGTCATCGTGAGCAGATCGCCCTCGAAATCGAACAGGTACTCCTGGCCGGAGTTCTGCGAACCGGTCACATCGACGCCGGCGCCGACGGTGAAGGGGTTCGGCGAGAAGGTCGTGATCGAGAGGACGCCCGACCCGGTCAATTCAGCGCCGGCGAAGTCGAGCGCTTGGGCCTGCCCGGTGAGCGCGAAGCCCCCGGCGATAAAAGCGAAGAGCATAACGGGGAGGCGGGACAATAGCGGCTCACACGGTGGGGGGTCTGAAGCGGGCGGAACAACGAAGCCAACGAGGGGCATTATCGTGCATCCAGGGAGCCAATGCGACCTTCGGAGGGCGTTCTTTGAGCGGTTCCCGGCGCCAGCTTGTAAGTGCTATTCAGCAAGAGACTTACGACACCCCGGCGGCAGGCGAAATCCGGTTAGGGGCCGCTCTAGCCCGCTACGACCCCGGGCGAGTACCGAACCGGCATCGAGTTCTTAAGCCGAGGCCTCGACACGACATTCAGTCGGACAGCTGCGGACCAGCAGGAATACCGCTAGTCGCCTTGCCATGGATGAACGCTTGCATGAGCTCAGGCTGCGATTGCACCCCGAAGTGCTTGAAGAGCGTCTTGGTGTAGCTGTTGACCGTGTTGATGCTCAGTTCCATCAGGGTGGCGATCTCTTGGCGGCTGTTGCCGTGGATCAGCAGGCTGAGCAGCACCATGTGCCGGCGGGGGAGCCCGGCGACATCGATCGCCTCGCTCTCTTGCAGGCCGTCGTCCGCATGCACCCAATCCGCCCCGTCGAGAACGACATCCACGAGCAGGCGGTCACGCGGGCTAAACGGTTTGGCTCCGAGGCCGCGGTAAAAGGCGACCACGCTCGAGCTGGACTTCTCCCCGAGGCGGCGGGCGCTGCTCATCACCACGCCAACCCCCGCCCGTTCGATCAGCTCCCGCACGGGGCTGGTCTGCCAGTGAGTCAGGTCGGTGTAGTCCTCCAGGCGAAGGGTGACCTGCCGATCACTCCGGGCGATCGCGTCGCGAAACCCGGCCTCAACCTTCTTGATGTCGGGGTGCGCGGCGGCGGCGGCGAGGCTCTGTAAACCCTCGGCCGCGAAACCTTCGTGCAGCAAGCCCGCGTAGCGAGGCTCGCCGCTGGGGGCGTCTTGAAGGCGTCGGGCCCACAGCCAATGGCTGGCGTTGATCGCGTCTGCCAAGCCGTCAAACAGATACCGCCGCTTCGGCACCAGGCTGCCGGGCGTCCCCGCCAGCTCACAGGCCAGCGAGGCGATCCGGCGGACATCGGCCTCGCTGAGTGAGTCCGAAGGGGCTTCGCGCGTTTCTTCCATGAGCCGTGGTCGGGGCGTGCTGAGGAGCCGGGTCTTCTTCGTGCTGACGAATCGAAGGAGGGGTAAAGGGCTTCTCGCCTTGCCGGGGAGGAACAAACGGCGAGAAAACTCAACGCTAGTACCTCGACCGCCCTCCGTGCAAGCGCCCCAAATTTGGGGTTTTGCCTGCCAG
It encodes the following:
- the sdhC gene encoding Succinate dehydrogenase cytochrome b558 subunit, producing MSSAASQSPPERSFLERHEFLVRRLHSLSGLIPVGAFMCVHLAVNASVVNGPETFQNSVYGIHALGKLLPLVEWAFIFLPLIFHAVIGVWIIKGGLPNSGAYAYGSNIRYTLQRASGVVALLFILYHVFHMHGWFHWDWWLAMAEPLGGHQFRPFNAPSTAGKALQNPLVMIFYAVGVIACVFHLANGLWTMGITWGVWTSPKAQNRALYACGAFGAALLAVGLTSIAGMVAVGSGEGFQNARQIEDQMYEARVEAGLAPADSHKRAHEEDHAEGDDEAQPDPPEAE
- the frdA gene encoding Fumarate reductase flavoprotein subunit, with the translated sequence MSEQRVLVVGGGLAGLACTMKLAELGVKVDLMSLAPVKRSHSACAQGGINSVNGLTRQQGDNEWKHFDDTVYGGDFLQHQPPVKEMTEWAPRIIDLMDRLGVPFNRTQEGFRDQRRFGGTLYKRTAFAGATTGQQLLYGLDEQVRRRKAEGLVSMYEGWDFLGPVVDDQGRCRGAVAQNLVTMQIRTFKADAVVVASGGCGLLYGRSTMSMACNGSAVSRCVQSGAKYGNGEFIQVHPTAIPGADKLRLMSESARGEGGRVWVPRTPQDSRAAADIPDDERYYFLEERYPEYGNLVPRDIATREIFDVCVNDGLSVESGKQCVYLDLTHIERSELDRKLGGILNIYEKFTGENPRDFPMKIFPAVHYSMGGMWADYVRTAEGGLDPGNPVNQQTHVPGLYAIGECDYHYHGGNRLGANSLLSCIFTGLFVAPGVKAGIESLGAGATDEQFDTLHQKTLAAKQAEHDALLKQAGDDGENPYEIHHLLGEEMTKAATVVRRNDQIEAALGVVNDLGERAKRCSLSDTDAWTNQNVVFTKSLRDMFPLAKALLKGALARDECRGAHFKPDFTMPGLTSEEPAERRRQAESWCDAFEEKNKKWLKSTIATFDDAGEPTISYEEVDTSLIPPRPRLYGLVGAEMIEEVWKERQAVKEAEPAAV
- the frdB gene encoding Fumarate reductase iron-sulfur subunit; the protein is MIAPNKDLAKPATFDVRVLRQAGPGRESKWERFRIPYEPNLNVISVLQKIARMAKTAAGEKTAPVAWDCNCLEEVCGACTMVINGRVRQSCSALVDRLLEEKPGEIELRPMSKFPVLRDLVVDRQRMFRALERVDAWVPVDDYLDRGPGPKESQEAQEGRYPLSECMTCGCCLEACPQYTKVELTREPGETDDAFEARRQAAHDGSFLGAQAISQAVLFNDHGTGKMLGDERMEALMGPGGVHACGNSQNCVAVCPKEIPLTTSIARAGRQVTVYSIKKFFDR
- a CDS encoding Bacterial regulatory protein, luxR family yields the protein MEETREAPSDSLSEADVRRIASLACELAGTPGSLVPKRRYLFDGLADAINASHWLWARRLQDAPSGEPRYAGLLHEGFAAEGLQSLAAAAAHPDIKKVEAGFRDAIARSDRQVTLRLEDYTDLTHWQTSPVRELIERAGVGVVMSSARRLGEKSSSSVVAFYRGLGAKPFSPRDRLLVDVVLDGADWVHADDGLQESEAIDVAGLPRRHMVLLSLLIHGNSRQEIATLMELSINTVNSYTKTLFKHFGVQSQPELMQAFIHGKATSGIPAGPQLSD